One genomic region from Pseudoduganella dura encodes:
- a CDS encoding SURF1 family protein, with the protein MNDAPPGGANPTPQREARAGRLPSRGARIALAAAAAFFFCAFAFLGCWQVKRLLWKQDLIARVDARVHAEPVAVPRAADWPRVAVDTHEYLRVRIRGSLLYDYTTRVQTTTALGIGFWLMTPMCTDDGIVFVNRGFVPMQPGDLKLPPPPVAGGNPCATAGGAPVTIAGLLRLPEPKGRILRENDPAGDRWYTRDIVPMAVRRGMPKAAPFFVDAPAGQEYPRSADEKPTGGLTVISFPNNHLVYALTWFGLAAMVAGGYYLVLRYDRRRRTRATDDTAD; encoded by the coding sequence ATGAACGACGCGCCACCCGGTGGCGCAAATCCGACGCCGCAGCGTGAAGCGCGGGCAGGGCGCCTCCCTTCGAGGGGGGCGCGCATCGCCCTCGCCGCCGCTGCGGCGTTTTTCTTTTGCGCCTTTGCTTTTCTCGGCTGCTGGCAGGTCAAGCGCCTGCTGTGGAAGCAGGACCTGATCGCCCGCGTGGACGCGCGCGTCCACGCCGAACCGGTCGCCGTGCCGCGTGCTGCCGACTGGCCGCGGGTCGCCGTCGACACGCACGAGTACCTGCGCGTGCGCATCCGCGGCAGCCTGCTTTACGATTACACCACCCGCGTGCAGACCACCACCGCGCTCGGCATCGGTTTCTGGCTGATGACGCCGATGTGCACCGACGACGGCATCGTGTTCGTCAACCGCGGCTTCGTGCCGATGCAGCCGGGCGACCTGAAGCTGCCGCCGCCGCCGGTTGCGGGCGGCAACCCGTGCGCCACGGCGGGCGGCGCGCCGGTCACGATCGCAGGCCTGCTGCGCCTGCCCGAACCGAAGGGCCGCATCCTGCGCGAGAACGACCCGGCCGGGGACCGCTGGTACACCCGCGACATCGTTCCGATGGCGGTCAGGCGCGGCATGCCGAAGGCGGCCCCGTTCTTCGTCGATGCGCCCGCCGGCCAGGAATACCCCCGCAGTGCGGACGAGAAGCCGACCGGCGGCCTGACCGTGATTTCGTTCCCGAACAACCACCTCGTCTACGCGCTGACGTGGTTCGGGCTGGCCGCGATGGTCGCGGGCGGCTATTATCTCGTGTTGCGCTACGACCGGCGGCGCAGGACGAGGGCGACGGATGACACAGCAGACTGA
- a CDS encoding ATP-binding protein: protein MTQQTEQRQGGERRRPDGRRAQVAAAGVEFTAGHKNMMQLIQLRWIAVIGQAATIVAAIYLYDIRLPLVPMLQVLACLIAFNVASHLRWHEVRYVRNTELFMALLVDVAILTSQLYLSGGATNPFAFLYLLQVILSAVLLAPAYAWTFVLITAACLAGLSRNHLPLPLDVEHEGGVLSLYVQGMLICFMLNAALLVFFITRITANLRAGDAQLANLRQRAAEEEHVVRMGLLASGAAHELGTPLATLSVILGDWKRMPEFARNPELLEEIGEMQAQLKRCKAIVSGILLSAGETRGESSIKTTLATFLDELAQEWRSSRPVQHFFYFNRFGEDLPVVFDETLKQMICNVLDNALEASPVRVEMEATREDGHLILRVTDTGPGFDPAILAQLGKPYNSTKGRPGSGLGLFLVVNVARTLGGTVGARNRAEGGAEVVIRLPLSSIALEGIDPAYIDPEPGPNRP from the coding sequence ATGACACAGCAGACTGAACAGCGGCAGGGCGGCGAGCGGCGCCGGCCGGACGGCCGCCGCGCGCAGGTGGCCGCGGCCGGCGTGGAATTCACGGCCGGCCACAAGAACATGATGCAGCTGATCCAGCTGCGCTGGATCGCCGTGATCGGGCAGGCCGCCACGATCGTCGCCGCCATCTACCTGTACGACATCCGCCTGCCGCTGGTGCCGATGCTGCAGGTGCTGGCCTGCCTGATCGCGTTCAACGTGGCCAGCCACCTGCGCTGGCACGAGGTGCGTTACGTGCGCAACACCGAGCTGTTCATGGCGCTGCTGGTGGATGTGGCGATCCTCACGTCGCAGCTGTACCTCTCCGGCGGCGCCACCAATCCCTTCGCGTTCCTTTACCTGCTGCAGGTGATCCTGTCCGCCGTGCTGCTCGCGCCCGCCTATGCATGGACCTTCGTGCTGATCACGGCCGCCTGCCTGGCCGGCCTGTCGCGCAATCACCTGCCGCTGCCGCTCGACGTGGAGCACGAGGGCGGCGTGCTGTCGCTGTACGTGCAGGGCATGCTGATCTGCTTCATGCTTAACGCGGCGCTGCTGGTGTTCTTCATCACCCGCATCACGGCCAACCTGCGCGCCGGCGATGCCCAGCTGGCCAACCTGCGCCAGCGCGCGGCCGAGGAAGAGCACGTGGTGCGCATGGGCCTCCTGGCGAGCGGCGCGGCGCACGAACTGGGCACGCCGCTGGCCACGCTGTCGGTCATCCTCGGCGACTGGAAGCGCATGCCGGAATTCGCGCGCAATCCCGAACTGCTCGAGGAGATCGGCGAGATGCAGGCGCAGCTCAAGCGCTGCAAGGCGATCGTTTCCGGCATCCTGCTCTCGGCCGGCGAAACGCGCGGCGAGTCGTCGATCAAGACCACGCTGGCGACCTTCCTCGACGAGCTGGCGCAGGAATGGCGCAGCAGCCGCCCGGTGCAGCATTTCTTCTACTTCAACCGGTTCGGCGAGGATCTGCCGGTGGTGTTCGACGAAACGCTCAAGCAGATGATCTGCAATGTGCTCGACAACGCGCTCGAGGCTTCGCCGGTGCGCGTGGAGATGGAAGCCACGCGCGAGGACGGCCATCTGATCCTGCGCGTGACCGACACCGGCCCGGGCTTCGACCCGGCCATCCTGGCGCAGCTGGGCAAACCGTATAATTCCACCAAGGGCAGGCCCGGCAGCGGCCTGGGCCTGTTCCTCGTGGTAAACGTGGCGCGCACGCTGGGCGGCACCGTCGGCGCGCGCAACCGCGCCGAGGGCGGCGCCGAGGTGGTGATCCGCCTGCCGCTGTCGTCCATCGCCCTCGAAGGTATCGATCCCGCGTACATCGACCCCGAACCGGGCCCGAACCGGCCCTGA
- a CDS encoding response regulator transcription factor — translation MTEEQRCLLIVEDDEAFARTLGRSFERRGYHVLHAANVDEAAALLEEHTPGYAVVDLKLKGNSSGLACVQLLHQHDPDMLIVVLTGYASINTAVEAVKLGAAQYLAKPSNTDDIEAAFAHVAGSAEVELTGRATSVKTLEWEHIHAVLAETEFNISEAARRLGMHRRTLARKLEKQRVK, via the coding sequence ATGACCGAAGAACAACGCTGCCTGCTGATCGTCGAGGATGACGAAGCTTTCGCCCGCACGCTGGGCCGCTCGTTCGAGCGGCGCGGCTACCATGTGCTGCATGCGGCCAACGTGGACGAAGCCGCCGCGCTGCTGGAAGAGCACACGCCCGGTTATGCCGTGGTGGACCTGAAGCTGAAGGGGAACTCGTCGGGCCTGGCCTGCGTACAGCTGCTGCACCAGCACGATCCCGACATGCTGATCGTGGTGCTGACCGGTTACGCCAGCATCAACACAGCCGTGGAAGCGGTGAAGCTGGGCGCCGCCCAGTATCTCGCCAAGCCGTCCAACACGGACGACATCGAAGCCGCGTTCGCCCACGTGGCGGGCAGCGCCGAAGTGGAGCTGACGGGCCGCGCCACGTCGGTGAAAACGCTGGAGTGGGAGCACATCCACGCGGTGCTGGCGGAAACGGAATTCAACATCTCGGAAGCGGCGCGCCGCCTCGGCATGCACCGGCGCACGCTGGCGCGCAAACTGGAAAAGCAGCGCGTCAAATAG
- a CDS encoding putative bifunctional diguanylate cyclase/phosphodiesterase, with the protein MICHNEATREPARLDALHKLDLLDTPPSEAFDRITRMAAQMFGLPVAAVSLTDTDRQWFKSRVGVEHWSIPRLRAPCATVADSASFLVIPDLAEDPEFRDSHLARNGVRFYAGAPLTTRDGHALGAMCVLGTAPRQITEAERGVLTDLAAMVMAQIELQHAMGRIDPISGLPNRNQYIDDFRDLEKDRLRGEERLAMLVHLASAEQLANAARVMGSSYVDGLVSEAVRSFRAEFGADGKMYHVAATHFIVVVAPALSLDECHVRLERWLQGRDAWSTSRFVTTPAVGIAPFAVGEADALDVLRIAQGAVHDAYATGASVAVYSPAQDAAYRRRFTLLTEFGSALESPNQLRLVYQPRIDLATGACIGAEALLRWCHPELGGVPPGEFMPIVEQTSMARAATAWVVDAALRQLRAWQDMGIALTLSVNVAAPNLLETDFAQLIEARLKAHGVAPALLELEITESAAMGNQSAADRTLAALHAVGVRIAIDDFGTGYSSLSYLQSIPAHVVKIDQSFVRGIETDERKRALVGTMVSLSHDLGYSVVAEGVETEAAAALVRAAGCDEAQGWLYARALEPAQFAAWHAARAL; encoded by the coding sequence ATGATCTGCCATAACGAAGCAACGCGCGAACCCGCGCGCCTGGACGCCCTGCACAAACTCGACCTGCTCGATACGCCGCCTTCCGAGGCATTCGACCGCATCACGCGCATGGCTGCGCAGATGTTCGGCCTGCCCGTGGCCGCCGTGTCGCTGACCGATACCGACCGGCAGTGGTTCAAATCGCGCGTTGGCGTGGAGCACTGGTCGATTCCCCGCCTGCGGGCGCCATGCGCCACGGTGGCCGATTCGGCATCGTTCCTTGTCATTCCCGACCTGGCCGAGGACCCCGAGTTCCGCGACAGCCACCTGGCGCGCAACGGCGTGCGCTTCTACGCCGGCGCGCCGCTGACGACGCGCGACGGCCACGCGCTGGGGGCGATGTGCGTGCTGGGCACGGCGCCGCGCCAGATCACGGAAGCTGAACGCGGCGTGCTGACCGACCTGGCGGCCATGGTGATGGCGCAGATCGAGCTGCAGCATGCGATGGGCCGCATCGATCCGATCAGCGGCCTGCCCAATCGCAACCAGTACATCGACGATTTCCGCGACCTGGAGAAAGACCGTCTGCGCGGCGAGGAGCGGCTGGCGATGCTGGTGCACCTGGCCAGCGCCGAACAGCTGGCCAACGCGGCGCGGGTGATGGGGTCGTCGTACGTGGACGGGCTGGTAAGCGAGGCCGTGCGCTCGTTCCGCGCCGAGTTCGGCGCCGACGGCAAGATGTACCACGTGGCCGCCACCCACTTCATCGTGGTCGTGGCGCCCGCTCTGTCGCTGGACGAATGCCACGTGCGTCTCGAGCGCTGGCTGCAGGGCCGGGATGCCTGGTCGACTTCGCGCTTCGTGACGACCCCGGCGGTCGGCATTGCGCCGTTCGCCGTCGGCGAGGCCGATGCGCTGGACGTGCTGCGCATCGCGCAGGGCGCGGTGCACGACGCCTATGCCACCGGCGCCAGCGTGGCGGTGTATTCCCCGGCGCAGGATGCCGCCTATCGCCGGCGCTTCACGCTGCTTACCGAATTCGGTAGTGCGCTGGAATCGCCCAACCAGCTGAGGCTCGTATACCAGCCCCGCATCGACCTGGCGACCGGCGCCTGCATCGGCGCCGAGGCGCTGCTGCGCTGGTGCCACCCCGAACTGGGCGGGGTGCCGCCGGGCGAATTCATGCCGATCGTCGAGCAGACCTCGATGGCCCGTGCCGCCACCGCCTGGGTGGTCGATGCCGCGCTGCGCCAGCTGCGCGCCTGGCAGGATATGGGCATCGCGCTCACGCTGTCGGTCAACGTGGCCGCGCCGAACCTGCTGGAAACCGATTTCGCGCAGCTCATCGAGGCGCGGCTGAAGGCGCACGGCGTGGCGCCGGCGCTGCTCGAGCTGGAAATCACGGAGAGCGCGGCAATGGGCAACCAGAGCGCGGCGGATCGCACGCTTGCCGCATTGCACGCTGTCGGCGTGCGGATCGCGATCGACGATTTCGGCACCGGCTACAGCAGCCTGTCGTACCTGCAGAGCATTCCCGCCCATGTGGTGAAGATCGACCAGAGTTTCGTGCGCGGCATCGAGACGGACGAGCGCAAGCGCGCGCTGGTCGGCACGATGGTCTCGCTGTCGCACGACCTGGGCTACAGCGTGGTGGCCGAGGGCGTGGAAACCGAAGCCGCGGCCGCGCTGGTACGCGCCGCCGGCTGCGACGAGGCACAGGGCTGGCTGTACGCGCGGGCGCTGGAACCGGCGCAGTTCGCCGCATGGCACGCCGCGCGCGCACTGTAG
- a CDS encoding carboxypeptidase regulatory-like domain-containing protein, which yields MKPIRTMVAMALACALQQGAWAREELKSGGGGVSYVSGGVGKEQQEALAARRPEFNLYLTFARGHSGEFLADVALEITDRKRNRVLAADGVGPQVLVKLPAGMYWVNATFGNQEQSRSVVIGNEAAGKGGREVTFHWNPADQATVR from the coding sequence ATGAAGCCGATCAGGACGATGGTGGCGATGGCACTGGCCTGCGCACTGCAGCAGGGCGCCTGGGCCCGGGAAGAGCTGAAATCCGGCGGCGGCGGTGTCAGCTACGTCAGCGGCGGCGTGGGCAAGGAACAGCAGGAGGCGCTGGCGGCGCGGCGCCCGGAATTCAACCTGTACCTGACCTTCGCCCGCGGCCACAGCGGCGAATTCCTGGCTGACGTGGCGCTGGAGATCACGGACCGCAAGCGCAACCGGGTGCTGGCAGCCGATGGCGTGGGCCCGCAGGTGCTGGTGAAACTGCCGGCCGGCATGTACTGGGTCAATGCCACGTTCGGGAACCAGGAGCAGAGCCGCAGCGTGGTCATAGGAAACGAGGCCGCAGGCAAGGGCGGGCGCGAGGTGACGTTCCACTGGAACCCCGCCGACCAGGCCACGGTACGATAG
- a CDS encoding 2-hydroxyacid dehydrogenase: protein MTAPQSNPHPVRVAMFSAQPYDRRFFEEARAAGGPGRGDIAIDYHDTALDIGTAVLAQGCGAVCVFVNDVLDAAVLERLHGGGVRAILLRCAGFNNVDLAALARLGMFAARVPAYSPEAVAEHALAMILTLNRHTHRAFNRVREGNFALDGLLGFTLHGKTAGIVGTGKIGLATARILRGFGCRVLGYDPYPSPAFEALGSMVPLDELLELSDIVSLHCPLTEATRHLVSHATLGRMKAGAMLVNTSRGALVDTAAVIEALKSRRLGALAIDVYEQESALFFRDHSSDIIADDVFGRLTSFPNVLITGHQGFFTVEALREIAAITFDNLACWRSGGACANMLPSPD from the coding sequence ATGACAGCTCCCCAATCCAACCCGCACCCGGTCCGCGTGGCGATGTTCAGCGCCCAGCCCTACGACCGCCGGTTCTTCGAGGAAGCGCGGGCGGCAGGCGGACCAGGCCGCGGCGACATCGCGATCGACTACCACGACACCGCGCTGGACATCGGCACCGCCGTGCTGGCGCAGGGCTGCGGCGCCGTCTGCGTGTTCGTCAACGACGTGCTCGATGCCGCCGTGCTCGAACGGCTGCACGGCGGCGGCGTGCGCGCGATCCTGCTGCGCTGCGCCGGCTTCAACAACGTGGACCTGGCTGCGCTGGCGCGCCTCGGCATGTTCGCCGCGCGCGTGCCGGCCTATTCGCCGGAAGCGGTGGCCGAGCATGCGCTGGCGATGATCCTCACGCTGAACCGGCACACGCACCGCGCCTTCAACCGCGTGCGGGAAGGCAATTTCGCGCTCGACGGCCTGCTGGGCTTCACGCTGCACGGCAAGACGGCCGGCATCGTGGGCACCGGCAAGATCGGCCTTGCCACCGCGCGCATCCTGCGCGGCTTCGGCTGCCGCGTGCTGGGATACGACCCGTATCCGTCGCCGGCGTTCGAGGCGCTGGGCAGCATGGTTCCGCTGGACGAGCTGCTGGAACTGTCGGACATCGTGTCGCTGCATTGCCCGCTCACCGAAGCCACGCGCCACCTGGTCAGCCACGCCACGCTCGGCCGGATGAAGGCAGGCGCCATGCTGGTCAATACGTCGCGCGGCGCGCTGGTCGATACCGCCGCCGTCATCGAGGCGTTGAAGTCGCGCAGGCTGGGCGCGCTGGCGATCGACGTCTACGAGCAGGAGAGCGCACTGTTCTTCCGCGACCATTCGTCCGACATCATCGCCGACGACGTGTTCGGCCGGCTCACTTCGTTCCCGAACGTGCTGATCACGGGGCACCAGGGATTCTTCACGGTGGAGGCGCTGCGCGAGATCGCGGCCATCACCTTCGACAACCTGGCGTGCTGGCGCAGCGGCGGGGCATGCGCCAACATGCTGCCGTCCCCGGACTAG
- a CDS encoding SDR family NAD(P)-dependent oxidoreductase gives MHIDLSGKTAIVTGSTRGIGYAIAAGLAGAGADVVITGRQQADVDAALARLRADAPGARARGHAVDLGDAAGFARLQAAEPDCDILVNNLGVFGPQPFAEIPDEEWTRFFEVNVMSGVRASRAWLPGMQRRNWGRIVFISSESAINIPADMIHYGMTKTANVAVARGLAKSLAGTGITVNSVLPGPTLSEGVQHMVAPGESAAAALEKANAFVREHRASSILQRVALPEEVANMVVYICSPQASATTGAALRVDGGTADTI, from the coding sequence ATGCACATCGATCTTAGCGGCAAGACCGCCATCGTAACCGGCTCGACCCGCGGCATCGGCTATGCGATCGCCGCCGGCCTGGCCGGCGCGGGGGCGGATGTCGTCATCACGGGGCGCCAGCAGGCCGACGTCGACGCCGCGCTGGCGCGCCTGCGTGCCGATGCGCCCGGCGCGCGTGCCCGCGGCCACGCCGTCGACCTGGGCGACGCGGCCGGCTTTGCCCGGCTGCAGGCGGCCGAGCCGGACTGCGACATCCTCGTCAACAACCTGGGCGTCTTTGGCCCCCAGCCCTTCGCCGAGATTCCGGACGAGGAGTGGACCCGGTTCTTCGAGGTGAACGTGATGTCCGGCGTGCGTGCCAGCCGCGCCTGGCTGCCGGGCATGCAGCGCAGGAACTGGGGCCGGATCGTGTTCATCTCGTCCGAATCGGCAATCAACATCCCGGCCGACATGATCCACTACGGCATGACCAAGACGGCGAACGTGGCGGTCGCCCGCGGGCTGGCGAAGAGCCTGGCGGGCACCGGCATCACCGTCAACTCCGTGCTGCCGGGCCCCACGTTGTCCGAAGGCGTGCAGCACATGGTGGCGCCGGGTGAAAGCGCCGCCGCGGCGCTGGAGAAGGCCAACGCGTTCGTGCGCGAGCATCGCGCCAGTTCGATCCTGCAGCGCGTGGCCCTGCCCGAAGAAGTGGCGAACATGGTCGTCTACATCTGCTCGCCGCAAGCTTCGGCCACCACCGGCGCCGCACTGCGCGTCGACGGCGGTACCGCCGACACGATCTGA
- a CDS encoding PA domain-containing protein — MKRNNMKKVAAALAFAFGAIGAAQAATQIVIVNGNLPGVGFNDTTPAAPVGGNTGTTLGEQRLIAFTHAANLWGAKLQSSVPIRIQASFEPLNCTANSATLGSAGALEVFSDFPNAPKANTWYPAALANKLSGVDQNPAMADIRARFNSRLGLAADCLPGSPFYLGIDGNHGTATDFVTVLLHEMGHGLGFQSFTDEETGEYWAGVPAVWDHFMTDNRTNTKWIDLSEEERVANAVSGDGLSWDGPNVNAAVPNVLGPRGLVAFSGPAAGTTAGEHAFGEASFGPRITDANVTGDILPVVENYATNTGLACTPLTGANAIAVKGNVALVDRGTCNFAIKAANVQAAGAIAMIVADNAPGDPAGMSGSDPAVKIPSVRISQADGVALKAALKARSRTKSGVIAKLGSDPSQLAGTDKQKRILMYTPTTFAPGSSVSHYTTAASPNQLMEPSINADLTQEVIPPKDLSLPLLKDIGW, encoded by the coding sequence ATGAAGCGCAATAACATGAAAAAAGTCGCCGCCGCCCTGGCCTTCGCATTCGGCGCCATCGGTGCCGCGCAAGCCGCCACCCAGATCGTGATCGTCAATGGCAATCTTCCCGGCGTGGGCTTCAACGACACCACGCCGGCCGCGCCGGTCGGCGGCAACACCGGCACCACGCTGGGCGAACAGCGCCTGATCGCGTTCACGCACGCCGCCAACCTGTGGGGCGCGAAGCTGCAAAGCTCGGTGCCGATCCGCATCCAGGCCAGCTTCGAGCCGCTGAACTGCACCGCCAACAGCGCCACGCTGGGCTCGGCGGGTGCGCTGGAAGTGTTCTCCGATTTCCCGAACGCGCCGAAAGCCAACACTTGGTACCCGGCCGCGCTCGCCAACAAGCTCTCCGGCGTGGACCAGAACCCGGCCATGGCCGACATCCGCGCCCGCTTCAACTCGCGCCTGGGCCTGGCGGCCGACTGCCTGCCCGGCTCGCCGTTCTACCTGGGCATCGACGGCAACCACGGCACGGCGACCGATTTCGTCACCGTGCTGCTGCACGAAATGGGCCACGGCCTGGGCTTCCAGAGCTTCACCGACGAGGAAACCGGCGAGTACTGGGCCGGCGTGCCGGCCGTGTGGGATCACTTCATGACGGACAACCGCACCAACACGAAGTGGATCGACCTGAGCGAGGAAGAACGCGTGGCGAACGCGGTCAGCGGCGACGGCCTGTCGTGGGACGGCCCGAACGTGAATGCGGCCGTACCGAACGTGCTGGGCCCGCGCGGCCTGGTGGCCTTCAGCGGCCCGGCGGCCGGCACCACGGCCGGTGAGCATGCGTTCGGCGAAGCCAGCTTCGGCCCGCGCATCACCGACGCGAACGTGACCGGCGATATCCTGCCGGTCGTGGAAAACTACGCCACCAACACGGGCCTGGCCTGTACGCCGCTGACGGGCGCCAACGCCATCGCCGTCAAGGGCAATGTCGCGCTGGTCGACCGCGGCACCTGCAACTTCGCCATCAAGGCCGCCAATGTGCAGGCGGCCGGCGCGATCGCGATGATCGTGGCCGACAACGCGCCGGGCGACCCGGCCGGCATGAGCGGCAGCGATCCGGCCGTGAAGATTCCGTCGGTGCGCATTTCGCAGGCGGACGGCGTGGCGCTGAAGGCCGCGCTGAAGGCCCGCAGCCGCACCAAGTCCGGCGTCATCGCCAAGCTGGGTTCCGACCCGTCGCAGCTGGCCGGTACGGACAAGCAGAAGCGGATCCTGATGTACACGCCGACCACGTTCGCGCCGGGCTCTTCGGTGTCGCATTACACCACGGCCGCTTCGCCGAACCAGCTGATGGAACCGTCGATCAACGCCGACCTGACGCAGGAAGTGATTCCGCCGAAGGACCTGTCGTTGCCGCTGCTGAAGGATATCGGCTGGTAA
- a CDS encoding choice-of-anchor J family PEP-CTERM protein, whose protein sequence is MKTFLTLFASAALTLSAAAHAETPPTSLTEGFDDVGTLGNWVLASGSDSWFQGNTGIFDAQAGAASSYIATSFVSAAAGEVVDSWLLTPEITLTGATRLTFYTRDGASEGFNDTLQVLFSAGSGTGTSGFTTALLTVGGGTAYPDGWTRYTADITGTGTGRFGFHYTGPVGNADYIGIDSVAIAAVPEPSTWLMLGLGLGAVGFAARRSRRAAAGAGLALAALGMSQGAMAHDVAKDQGLVVVRDAESGALRAPTAEEYRALVPSAAAAHDRKFARGIVAAPQVTVAKNGTRSASVADKAVYSVVTRNADGSLAEACVTGEDAANALVNNTRTAQAKEPRHEAQ, encoded by the coding sequence ATGAAAACCTTCCTCACTCTCTTTGCATCAGCGGCGCTGACACTATCGGCTGCCGCGCATGCGGAAACGCCACCGACGAGCCTCACCGAAGGGTTCGACGATGTCGGCACGCTGGGCAATTGGGTATTGGCCAGCGGCAGTGACTCCTGGTTCCAGGGCAACACCGGCATTTTCGATGCCCAGGCGGGCGCGGCATCGTCGTACATCGCCACGAGCTTCGTCAGCGCCGCGGCGGGCGAAGTGGTCGACAGCTGGCTGCTCACGCCGGAAATCACGCTCACCGGCGCGACGCGCCTGACGTTCTACACGCGCGACGGCGCATCGGAAGGTTTCAACGATACATTGCAGGTGCTGTTCAGTGCCGGCAGCGGCACGGGCACCTCGGGCTTCACGACCGCGCTGCTGACGGTGGGCGGCGGCACCGCCTACCCTGACGGCTGGACCCGCTACACGGCCGACATCACCGGCACTGGCACCGGCCGCTTCGGCTTCCATTACACCGGCCCAGTCGGCAACGCGGACTACATCGGCATCGACAGCGTGGCGATCGCCGCCGTGCCCGAACCGTCGACCTGGCTGATGCTCGGCCTGGGCCTGGGCGCCGTGGGCTTTGCCGCGCGCCGCAGCCGCCGTGCCGCAGCCGGCGCCGGCCTGGCACTGGCGGCACTGGGCATGTCGCAAGGCGCGATGGCCCACGATGTCGCGAAGGACCAGGGCCTGGTCGTCGTTCGCGACGCCGAAAGCGGCGCGCTGCGCGCCCCCACCGCCGAGGAATACCGCGCGCTGGTGCCGAGCGCCGCCGCGGCGCATGACCGCAAGTTCGCCCGCGGCATCGTCGCCGCGCCGCAGGTCACCGTGGCAAAGAACGGCACGCGCTCGGCCAGCGTGGCCGACAAGGCCGTGTATTCGGTCGTGACGCGCAACGCCGACGGCTCGCTTGCCGAAGCCTGCGTCACCGGCGAAGACGCCGCCAATGCACTGGTCAACAATACGCGCACCGCGCAAGCCAAGGAACCACGCCATGAAGCGCAATAA